In Triticum urartu cultivar G1812 chromosome 6, Tu2.1, whole genome shotgun sequence, the following proteins share a genomic window:
- the LOC125517648 gene encoding putative GEM-like protein 8, whose protein sequence is MRKSSCGHVIGVPVTSKAYALEEATTRGAGAAKKDGDRLAVSLTHPSPYASFGYKHSSKGQVIHWVNKLGRRAQGFRDHVTLGPKLSETVKGKLSLGARILQAGGVERVFRQAFSAEKGERLVKALQCYLYTTSGPIAGMLFVSTRKIAFRSDRSLTVTSPAGDVARVPYKVVVPLGRIKGVQPSENADNPEQKYIHMATVDGFEFWFMGFVSYQRCCKYMQQVISSQL, encoded by the exons ATGAGGAAGTCGAGCTGCGGCCATGTGATCGGAGTGCCTGTGACCTCCAAGGCGTACGCCTTAGAGGAGGCGACAACCAGGGGCGCCGGGGCGGCCAAGAAGGACGGCGATCGCCTCGCCGTCTCGTTGACGCACCCGAGCCCCTACGCGTCCTTCGGCTACAAACACAGTAGCAAGGGTCAGGTGATCCATTGGGTGAACAAGCTGGGCAGACGGGCGCAGGGCTTCAGAGACCACG TGACCCTGGGGCCGAAGCTGTCGGAGACGGTGAAGGGGAAGCTCAGCCTGGGCGCGAGGATCCTGCAGGCCGGCGGCGTGGAGCGGGTGTTCCGGCAGGCCTTCTCGGCCGAGAAGGGCGAGCGGCTGGTGAAGGCGCTGCAGTGCTACCTCTACACCACCAGCGGGCCCATCGCCGGGATGCTCTTCGTCTCCACCAGGAAGATCGCCTTCCGCAGCGACCGGTCCCTCACAGTCACCTCGCCGGCGGGCGACGTCGCTCGGGTGCCGTACAAGGTGGTGGTGCCGCTGGGGAGGATCAAGGGGGTGCAGCCGAGCGAGAACGCGGACAACCCGGAGCAGAAGTACATACACATGGCCACCGTGGACGGCTTCGAGTTCTGGTTCATGGGCTTCGTCAGCTACCAGAGGTGCTGCAAGTACATGCAGCAGGTCATCTCGTCCCAGCTGTGA